In the Nitratiruptor sp. YY09-18 genome, ATCCATCACTTCATAAGCTGTTTTTCTATCAAGATTTCCGGTAGGTTCATCTGCAAAGAGGAGCTTTGGTTTTTTTGTGAGAACCCTTGCGATACTCACACGCTGCTGTTCACCTCCACTAAGCTGTGTGACTCTTTTGTGAATAACTCGCTCAATCCCAAAGGCCTCTATGAGCTCATTGTCAATCTCTTGCTTGCTCAAAAGTGCGGCAACTTCTATGTTCTCTATAGCACTAAATCCTTTGAAGAGGTAGTGGGATTGAAAGACTATTCCGATTTTTTCTCGACGAATTTCGATAAGTTTTTTTTGATTCTTTTTTGCATATATATCGGTACCGAAGAGCTCAACTCTTCCTTTATTGGGAGCTAGAAGTGTTGCTAAAATATGCAAAAGCGTCGATTTGCCACTTCCGCTTACACCTACTATCGCTACACTCTCCTTGGCAGCTATAGTGAGATTAATATCATGAAAGAGTGGATAGTCGAATGCATGGGAGAGATTGGTTGCTTGTAGTAGCGTCATGATTTCCCTTTTCTTTGGGAAGCTAAAAAGAGGCAAAGGACAAGCAGTTGTCCTTCACAAAAGCTTTTGGCTCTTGGCCACAAACTTTGCTTCTTTATATTTTTGAACTTAATCGCAAAACTTCGTTCGCTTCACTCACTTGCTTTACTTCAAGGTAACCCAGCAGCTCCCATGCTCATCACAAAATTCCTTGAATTTCGGATTTGCATATAGTCGCTGCTTTCAGTGAGGCACGAAGAACAAGTAGTTGTTCTTCTAAGAAGCCTTCGGCTTCTTGCCTCACTTCATCTGTGCAGCAACTTCTGCAGCGAAATCCTCTTCTTTCTTTTCAATTCCTTCACCAAGTTCGTAGCGGATGAATCCTACAATTTTTGCACTGCCGCCAGCAGCTTTCGCAACTTCATTGAGAACTTGCTCTACGCTCTTCTTATCATCTTTGACAAATTTTTGTCCTAGAAGTGTGTTCTCTTCGATAAATTTTTTGATTTTTCCAGGAATAATCTTTTCGATAATATTTGCAGGCTTGCCCTCTTTTTCAAGCTGCGCTGCTGCGATCTCTTTCTCTTTTTCGATCACTTCAGCAGGAATTGAACTTGCATCGAGATATTTTGGATTCATAGCAGCGATATGCATTGCAACATCTTTGAGGAAATCTTTGATCGCATCACAAACCTCTTCTTTATCACATGTTGCAGCTACAATAACCCCAATTTTACCACCCATATGGAGGTATCCGTTGACAACGCCAGGACCTTCAACGCAGAGTCTATCAAATCGTCTTACAACAATGTTCTCACCGATTTTTGCAATCTCAGCTTTCATATACTCTTCAAAAGTTGCATTATCGATTGTAGTTTGATAGAGCTCTTCTACGCTCTCTACACTTGCAGTAGCTACATGTCCTTTTACTTTTTCAACCAAAGCTTTGAAGTTTTCGTTTTGCGCGACGAAATCTGTTTCAGAGTTTACTTCTACGATTGTTGCACATTTATAATCTGGACTTACTTCTACTGCTATTGTCCCCTCGCTTGCAACTCTGTTAGCCTTTTTCGCAGCTTTTGCAATCCCTTTTTTGCGAAGGATCTCAATAGCTTTGTCCATATCTCCATTTGCTTCTTGCAAAGCTTTTTTACAATCCATCATACCGGCGCCCGTGCGCTCGCGAAGCTCTTTTACTTGTGCTGCTGTGATTGCCATTACTCTTCCTCCTTGGCTGTTTCTTCGCCTGCTTCTTCTTGTGCTATCTCTTCACGTGCTTCTTCGATAACCTCTTGCTTCTCCTCTTCTGTTACAGGAGTGCTCTCTTCTTGCTCTTCACTCTCAAGCTCTTGCTCTCTGAGCTCTTTTCCTTCGATGATTGCGTCTGCAATTTCGCGGCAGAAAAGCTGGATACTTCTGATCGCATCATCATTTCCAGGAATTGGATAGTCGATCAAGTCTGGATCACAGTTTGTATCAAGAGGTGCAACGATAGGGATACCGAGCTTATTTCCCTCTTTGACAGCGATATGCTCTCTTACTGCATCGATGATGAAAAGCATATCAGGAATCTTTTTCATATCACGGATACCGCCGAGGAAATTCTCTAGTTTCTCTTTTTTTCTGCGAAGCATCAAAGCCTCTTTTTTTGTAAGAAGGTCGATCTGACCCGTCTTTTCCATCTCTTCGATTACTTCGAGTTTTCTAATAGATTTTCTAATTGTATTGAAGTTTGTAAGTGTTCCACCAAGCCAACGTGCATTGACATATGGCATACCACATCTTTTTGCATGTTCTTCGATAGCGTTTTTCGCCTGTTTTTTAGTCCCAACAAAAAGGATTGTCTTGCCCTCTTTTGCCGCATCTCTTACGATATTGTATGTATAGCGGAAATAGCGAAGAGTCTTTTGTAGGTCGATAATATGGATGTTTTTTCTTACACCAAAGATAAAAGGTTTCATCTTTGGATTCCATCGACGTGTCTGGTGACCAAAGTGCACACCGCACTCAAGCAAATCTTTCATTGTAACCATAGGTTCTCCTTGTTTGAATTAGGTTTATGCCTCCGCAGTCATCAACGGCTTATGCCGCAACCCGTCAAGGATTACTGCGTGTGAAATAAAAGGCAGCTTATAATACTCAAAAAGAGCTTAAGAGTTTATTAGCTCTTTGAGTTTTTCCAAAACCTTTTCTACATGCCCCTTGACACGCACTTTTGGCCACACAGCAGCCACTTTTCCTTCTGGATCGATAAGATATGTGGTACGAATCACCCCTTCATACTCTTTGCCGTACATCTTCTTCATACCCCATGCGCCATATTTTTTGAGCACCTCTTTGTCTGTATCGCACAAAAGTGTGACCGCAAGGTTTTTTTTCTCGATAAACTTTTGATGACTCTCGCAACTATCCGGACTCACGCCAAGCACTACTGCACCTAGTTTTTGAAACTCATCCAAATGAGCTGTAAAATCGAGGGCTTCAGTAGTACATCCTGGAGTATTATCTTTTGGATAGAAGTAAAGAACCACCCACTTTCCTCGCAAATCTTTGAGACAGATCTCTACTCCTTGCGCGTTCGGCAAACAAAAATCTGGTGCACCTTGTCCAACTCCGATCATTTCCTTCCCTCCCTTTCATAAAATTTAGTTTTTGGATAGAGCTTTTTGAGCTCTTTGGCAAAGATTCCTTCGCCTTTGTCTGTTACGAGGTTTTTATCTTTATCATACACCCTTGCGCTGCACAGAGCACAGCTGGGTGATTTTGATTTGAGATATATCGCATCGAAACTGCTAGCTTTTTTCTGTAGAGACCTTGCCTGCTCTTGCAGCTGCTTTGTATAGTCTTTGCCACTCTCGTTTCCGATGGCTCTACTTTCAATGATATCGATAGTCTCACGGGGAGTACCTAGGATATTCTCCTCAGGACAAAAGGCTATAATGTGAGCATCTTTGAGCTTTTCTATAAGATCAAAATCAAATTTGTTGCCACCATTATAGCGACAGTTTTGCCCAAGAAGACATGCACTCACGAGCACCTTTTTAGACAACTGTAACTCCTCTTACTTTCTTGGCCTCATAGAGCTTCTCATCTGCTTTTTGGATGATATCTTCTAAGCGATCGCCGCTATCGCAAATCCCGCACGAGAAGTTGTAGCGAATCTCAGACCCATCATAAGCAAGTATCTGCTCAGCAACTCTCTTTCTCACCCTTTCTTCAATGATCTGATAAGCATACTCTTTGTTACAATTACCCAAAAAGAGCAAAAACTCTTCGCCACCATAGCGAACCACAAAATCACTCCCCCGAATTGATTCTTGTAAAATCTTTGCAAAATCTTTGAGCACCATATCGCCGGCTACATGGCCATAGGTGTCGTTGATCTTTTTGAAGTGGTCAAGATCGCATATTGCAATACTCACACTCTTATCGGCACGCTTGAGCGTATAAAACAACTTCAAACCAGCATCAAAGAGGTAGCGCCTGTTGTAACATCCTGTGAGGTAGTCTTTGTTGGAGTAATTTTTGATCTCGTCAAACTGGATGAGGGATTTGACGATGTTGTCTATACGGCAGACAAATTCGAAATTGTTAAAACTTTTGTTGAGAAAATCGTTTGCACCACTTTTGAGAAAGCGCGCCATGATATTGTTGATATCCAAAGCGGTAAGAGCCACAATAGCCACATCATCAAAGAGGTAGTTTTGGCGAATCTCCTTGACAAGTTCAAGGCCGTTTGTGTTATTTGCCAAGACATAGTCGGTAACGACCAGGCGGATAAAGTCATCATTATTGACAAGGATCTCCATCGCTTCATTCTTATCACTTGCAACCATGATATTGGCATAAGGGTAATAGATCTTGAAAAAGTTGTAGAGGTATCTTCGATAACTACTCGAGTCTTCCACCACAAGCACGCCGTAATTTTCCATAAATTGGAGGATTTTGAGCTTCATTATGAGGTATTCCAGGCGCACCATATCGTTTTTGATCACATAGTCTATAATGCGCTTGCGATTGTAGCGTTCAAAGACCTCATTATCTTCTGAAGCTGTAATGATAATCACCGGCTTTTGTTTTTCTAGGAGCTCATCTACAAGCCCACAATCCATGCAGTCTTTTAAAAAAATATCCAAAAGTACATATTTATACTCATCAAGGCTTGGCAGAGCCTTATACTCCTCATAGCCGTGCACTACATCCACTTCGTAGCCAAGACGCTCTTGAATGAATATTTTGAGCTGTTTGGCGTAGAATTTATCATCTTCGATTACTAAGAGTTTCATACAATGACCACCGATTTTATTTCAGTAAACTCTTCTAGAGCAAATTTTGGCCCCTCTCTTCCAATTCCTGAGAGTTTCACGCCACCATAAGGCTGGATATCGAAGCGTAGAGTAGGGATGTCGTTGACAACTACTCCGCCAGCTTCAGCATCATCCACAAAACGCTTGATAAGTTCGATATCTTTGGTAAAGATTGAAAACTGCAGACCGTATGGTGAATCATTCATTTTGGCTATCGCTTCATCGTAGCTTCTCACTTTCACAAGGCTCACAATCGGTGCAAATACCTCTTCGCAAACGATTTGCATATCATCTGTCACATCAGCCAAAATCGCTGGATAGAAGTAGCGCCCTTCTCTTTTGCCTGGCAAAATAGCTCTTGCTCCTTGCTCTATTGCACTTTTGACCCAGCGCTCAGCTCGCATTGCAGCCTCTTCATTGATCAAAGGTCCCATAAAAGTATCTGGCTCATACGGATCACCCACTTTGAGCTTCTTCGTATCCTCTGCAAGTGCTGCTGCAAACTCCTCATACACATCCTCATGGACATAGATGCGCTGCAAACTGATACATACCTGCCCGCTATTGACAAAAGCACCAACCGCACAGCGACTAGCAGCATGAGCGATATCAGCATCTTTATCGATAAACGTAGCAGCATTACCACCAAGCTCAAGGCTTACCTTCTTGATCCCTGCATTTTTCATGATGATTTTGCCAACAGGCACACTGCCAGTAAAACTGATCTTGCGAGGAATATCGCTCGTAACTAGCGCTTCACCAACTTCTGCATCACCATAGACGACACTGAGCATATCTGGCAGAGCATGCTCACTCTCTATGAAGAGTTTTGCAAGTTTATATCCAGTAAGTGGAGCTTCAGGAGTTGGCTTATAGACAACGGCATTGCCAGCAACAAGGGCAGGTGCAAGTTTGTGTGCAGAGAGGTTAAGTGGGAAATTGAATGGAGTAATGGCGACAACTACTCCAACTGGCACCCTTTTATAAAAGGCCATAGATTTGCGACCACTTTGCGTTGCATCAGTATTGATAGTCTCGCCCACCAAAGAGGTAGCAAAATCTGCACTCAGCTCTATTGTCTCAATTGCTCGCTGTACCTCAACACGGCTAAATGTGATAGGCTTGCCAATTTCTTTGGTGATTGTGAGGGCAAACTCCTCTTTTTGCTCTTTGAGCTTCTTTGCCACATCTCGAAGCCACGCTATGCGCTGAGCAAGCATTGCATGGAGATTTCTTTGGAATGCATCTTTTGCTATTTCTAAAGCTTTTTTCGCATCTTCAGCATCGCAGATTGGATAGGTAGCGACCACTTTATCATTGAAAGGACTGCGAATTTCTCCCTTTTGCTCTTTTGTTGCCGGAGTCGAGCCCAAATATATTTTTGCCTCTTCCATAATCTCCCTTTCTTAAAGAGTTTGCATGCTAGCCTCTTCAAACATTGTAATTATTATATTTTAACCATTATTTTGATAGACTTAAACCTACTTTTGCAATAAGGAAAAGGACAGAATGGAAAAAGCAAAATATATTTGGATGAACGGCGAGTTTGTTAACTGGGATGATGCAAAGGTACATATTCTCACACACACACTCCACTATGGCAACGGGGTTTTTGAGGGCACCAGAGCATACAAAACCCAAAAGGGACTCGCTATTTTTCGTCTCAGAGACCATACAAAACGCCTTTTAAATTCGGCAAAAATTACAGCTATCAAGACTCCTTATACACTCGAAGAGCTTGAGAAAGCACAGATTGAGCTTTTGCGCAAAAATGATTTTGATGGCAATGTCTATATCCGTCCTCTTATCTATCTTGGCTATGGAGTTATGGGACTTTACCATATCAATGCTCCTGTTGAAGTTGCAATTGCAGCATGGAAATGGGGAACATATCTTGGCGAAGAGGGCTTAGAGAAGGGAATACGCGTTAAAATCAGCTCTTTTGCAAGAAACAGCGTCAAATCTACTATGGGTAAAGCCAAAGCAGTAGCCAATTACCTCAACTCGCAGCTTGCTAAATATGAAGCGATTGAGGCAGGCTATGAGGAGGCGCTCTTGCTTGATGAAGAGGGATTTGTAGCAGAAGGAAGTGGTGAATGTCTCTTTATCGTTCGCGATGGAGTCCTTATCACTCCACCAAACGATAACTCTCTCGAATCGATCACACAAGATACAGTCTTGCGCATAGCAAGAGATAAAAATATTCCAATTGAGCGCAGACGCATTACTCGCGACGAGGTCTACATCTGCGATGAAGCCTTCTTTACAGGAACTGCTGCAGAAGTTACACCTATTCGAGAGGTTGATGCAAGAGTAATCGGCAATGGAGCAAGAGGTCCCATAACAAAAGAGCTCCAAGAGGCCTACTTCGATGTGGTTTATGGACGCAACGAAGCATATGAGCATATGCTCACATATATTTAAGGAGGCACAATGCCAGCAGACATGAATGACTATTTTAAAAATAAATTAGAAAATAACAACGAACCACCGAAATTTTTGAAAGAGTTTAGTAAAAAAGCAACGATCCTCTACGTAATTTTGGCTGTTATCGTTTTGCTCATTATCGCTAAACCTTATGAGATTATCCAATCAGGTGAAGTGGGTATCAAGGTTACAGCAGGGAAGTTTGATCCAATTCCTTTGGGACCTGGTATACACTTCTTCATCCCAGGCATCCAAAAGATTATCAAAGTCGATACAAAGGTGCGCATCATCAACTACAAGAGTGAGAGAGATACCGCCTTTGGCGATGTGAATGAGGGTATTATTGAAAAGCCTTCTATCTCTGTGCTTGATGCGAGAGGTCTTCCAGTCAGTATCGACCTTACTGTCCAGTATCGCCTCAATCCGGCCAACGCGCCACAAACCATAGCAACGTGGGGGCTTACTTGGGAAGAGAAGCTCATCAATGCGGTTGTGCGTGAAGTTGTACGCAATGTTATAGGCCGCTACAAAGCTGAAGAGCTTCCAGTCAAAAGAAACGAGATTGCAAAAATGATCGAACAAGAGATTCGCCAAAAAATCGAGAGTTTCCAAAACAAGCCTGTTATCTTAGAGTCTGTACAGCTAAGAGAAATCAACCTGCCTCCAAAAATCAAAGAGCAGATTGAGCGAGTACAAATTGCCAAACAAGAGGCAGAGCGCGTGAAGTATGAGGTAGAAAAGGCAAAACAAGAGGCTGAGAAGAAAGCAGCTCTTGCTAAAGGTGAAGCAGAAGCCAAAAAGATCCGTGCACAAGGTGAAGCTGAGCGCATCATGATCGAAGCAAAAGCGCAAGCCCAAGCAAATGAAGTGATAGGCAAAAGCATCACACCTGAGCTTCTCAAACTCAAGCAGATCAATGTGCAGGGTAAATTCAACGAAGCTCTTCAAAACAATAAAGATGCCAAGATCTTCCTCACACCTGGTGGAGCAGTGCCAAATATCTGGCTCAACGCAGAAGATAACAAAAAGGCTACAAGCATAGGACGCTAAAGCGTCTTATGCCAAAGGAAGCAGATGCAGTTTTCAATAGATTGGCAAAAGCATCCTCTCATCCCAGCAATCGTGCAAGATAGCAAGAGTGGTGAAGTATTGATGCTTGCTTACATGAATGAAGAGGCTTTGCAAAAGAGCCTTGAGACTGGATATGCGCACTACTACTCTAGAAGCCGCCAAAAGCTATGGAAAAAGGGTGAGAGCAGCGGGAATGTCCAAAAAATTGTAGATATCAAGCTCGATTGCGATAACGATACAATTCTTTTGCAAGTAGAGCAAAAGGGGCCAGCTTGCCATACAGGACGCAAGAGCTGCTTTTTTAAGAATCTCTCAACAGGCACAATCACGAGTGAGCCGATACAAGATCCAAACAAGATGTATGATGACGTGATCGATCGCCTCTATCATATTATCCAGGAGCGCAAAGAGGCTGATCCCCAAAAGTCGTGGACTGCAAAGCTTTTTGCGAAGGGTGAGAATACAATTTTGAAAAAGGTAGTCGAAGAGGCTGGTGAGTTTTGCTTTGCTATAAAAGATAGAGACACAGAGCAGATTATCTATGAGTGTGCCGATCTCGTCTACCACTGCCTCGTAGCACTTGCAAGTAAAGATATCTCACCAGAACTTGTGCGACAAGAGCTTAAACGCCGCTTTGGAATGAGTGGCATTGAGGAGAAGGCTGCAAGAAAATGATGAAAAAACTACTCCTCTCTGTCCTCCTTGCACTCAGTGCACTAGCAAGTGAATATGTGCTCGCTATCAACTGGTATCCGAGTGTTTGCAAAGTGCACCACTATAAAACCTGCAAAAAGCCTCTACCCTTTTGGCAAAACCACCTCACTCTCCATGGGCTGTGGCCCAAAAAGCAGTATTGCAACGTGCCAATTCGCTGGAAGCTTCTTGATAAAAGAGGTTACTGGAATCATATCGATCTCAAACTCCCTCCCCAGCTCCAGGCACTCCTGCTCCAATACATGCCAGGAAGTGCAGTGGGACTGCACAACCATGAGTGGGTTAAACATGGAAGCTGCTATAGCCATGATCCACAAAAATATTTCCTCGATGCAATTTCACTTGTAAAAAAGATCAACGATTCACCAGTACTCTCTTTTATCCATGAACACAGAGGGCATCGCATCCAAACCTATAAGATTCGTAAAATTTTTGATGGAACCTATTTTAGTGGTGCTGGGAAGCGTGTGAAATTTATCTGCCGCAAAGGTTATCTTACAGAGATTCGCATCAACCTCAAAGGCCGAATAACTCCAAAAACTCCACTCTCTTCCCTTTTGCAAAGAGCACGCAAAACAGGTATGGGCTGCTCTAGAGGTTTCATAGCTCGCTAATTGTTACATTTTGTTACATCTGCAACATATGTTGCAGACAGAATCACCTCCTTAAGTGTATAATATCGTAACACTTTTAAAGGAGGTAACAATGAGTGAAAGACTCAAAGAGAACAAAGAAGTAACAAAAAAAGTGCAAGAGGCAAAAGATAATTACGTAGAGGAAAAAGATAACAAAATCGCTGATGAAGCAGTAGATGCTGTCAATCTTGTCGTTGATGTCATTGAGCACCTTAAAAATAAGAAAAAAGATGAAGCGCTCACAACAATAGAAAAGGCTCTTGGAAAGCTTGAGCTTCTTGTAGCTCGCGATCCAAACTTGCAGTTAGTTCCTGTCAATGTACAAGAGCAGATTATCGATTTTCCTGGAACTATCGATGATGTGGCTGCAGCAAAAAATGAGGTTGTATCCCTCATAGAAGCTGGAGAAGTACAAAAAGCTAGAGACATTATGCTCAATCTAGCTAGTGAGCTCGATATCATCATCACAGCTCTACCAATTGGCACATAC is a window encoding:
- a CDS encoding DUF523 domain-containing protein: MSKKVLVSACLLGQNCRYNGGNKFDFDLIEKLKDAHIIAFCPEENILGTPRETIDIIESRAIGNESGKDYTKQLQEQARSLQKKASSFDAIYLKSKSPSCALCSARVYDKDKNLVTDKGEGIFAKELKKLYPKTKFYEREGRK
- a CDS encoding ABC transporter ATP-binding protein, which codes for MTLLQATNLSHAFDYPLFHDINLTIAAKESVAIVGVSGSGKSTLLHILATLLAPNKGRVELFGTDIYAKKNQKKLIEIRREKIGIVFQSHYLFKGFSAIENIEVAALLSKQEIDNELIEAFGIERVIHKRVTQLSGGEQQRVSIARVLTKKPKLLFADEPTGNLDRKTAYEVMDGVFDYVNSYEAGLFLVTHDMELAKRCDRIFRLQEQRLEPL
- the tsf gene encoding translation elongation factor Ts, with product MAITAAQVKELRERTGAGMMDCKKALQEANGDMDKAIEILRKKGIAKAAKKANRVASEGTIAVEVSPDYKCATIVEVNSETDFVAQNENFKALVEKVKGHVATASVESVEELYQTTIDNATFEEYMKAEIAKIGENIVVRRFDRLCVEGPGVVNGYLHMGGKIGVIVAATCDKEEVCDAIKDFLKDVAMHIAAMNPKYLDASSIPAEVIEKEKEIAAAQLEKEGKPANIIEKIIPGKIKKFIEENTLLGQKFVKDDKKSVEQVLNEVAKAAGGSAKIVGFIRYELGEGIEKKEEDFAAEVAAQMK
- a CDS encoding aldehyde dehydrogenase family protein, which codes for MEEAKIYLGSTPATKEQKGEIRSPFNDKVVATYPICDAEDAKKALEIAKDAFQRNLHAMLAQRIAWLRDVAKKLKEQKEEFALTITKEIGKPITFSRVEVQRAIETIELSADFATSLVGETINTDATQSGRKSMAFYKRVPVGVVVAITPFNFPLNLSAHKLAPALVAGNAVVYKPTPEAPLTGYKLAKLFIESEHALPDMLSVVYGDAEVGEALVTSDIPRKISFTGSVPVGKIIMKNAGIKKVSLELGGNAATFIDKDADIAHAASRCAVGAFVNSGQVCISLQRIYVHEDVYEEFAAALAEDTKKLKVGDPYEPDTFMGPLINEEAAMRAERWVKSAIEQGARAILPGKREGRYFYPAILADVTDDMQIVCEEVFAPIVSLVKVRSYDEAIAKMNDSPYGLQFSIFTKDIELIKRFVDDAEAGGVVVNDIPTLRFDIQPYGGVKLSGIGREGPKFALEEFTEIKSVVIV
- a CDS encoding branched-chain amino acid transaminase; the encoded protein is MEKAKYIWMNGEFVNWDDAKVHILTHTLHYGNGVFEGTRAYKTQKGLAIFRLRDHTKRLLNSAKITAIKTPYTLEELEKAQIELLRKNDFDGNVYIRPLIYLGYGVMGLYHINAPVEVAIAAWKWGTYLGEEGLEKGIRVKISSFARNSVKSTMGKAKAVANYLNSQLAKYEAIEAGYEEALLLDEEGFVAEGSGECLFIVRDGVLITPPNDNSLESITQDTVLRIARDKNIPIERRRITRDEVYICDEAFFTGTAAEVTPIREVDARVIGNGARGPITKELQEAYFDVVYGRNEAYEHMLTYI
- a CDS encoding diguanylate cyclase; this translates as MKLLVIEDDKFYAKQLKIFIQERLGYEVDVVHGYEEYKALPSLDEYKYVLLDIFLKDCMDCGLVDELLEKQKPVIIITASEDNEVFERYNRKRIIDYVIKNDMVRLEYLIMKLKILQFMENYGVLVVEDSSSYRRYLYNFFKIYYPYANIMVASDKNEAMEILVNNDDFIRLVVTDYVLANNTNGLELVKEIRQNYLFDDVAIVALTALDINNIMARFLKSGANDFLNKSFNNFEFVCRIDNIVKSLIQFDEIKNYSNKDYLTGCYNRRYLFDAGLKLFYTLKRADKSVSIAICDLDHFKKINDTYGHVAGDMVLKDFAKILQESIRGSDFVVRYGGEEFLLFLGNCNKEYAYQIIEERVRKRVAEQILAYDGSEIRYNFSCGICDSGDRLEDIIQKADEKLYEAKKVRGVTVV
- the rpsB gene encoding 30S ribosomal protein S2, with the translated sequence MVTMKDLLECGVHFGHQTRRWNPKMKPFIFGVRKNIHIIDLQKTLRYFRYTYNIVRDAAKEGKTILFVGTKKQAKNAIEEHAKRCGMPYVNARWLGGTLTNFNTIRKSIRKLEVIEEMEKTGQIDLLTKKEALMLRRKKEKLENFLGGIRDMKKIPDMLFIIDAVREHIAVKEGNKLGIPIVAPLDTNCDPDLIDYPIPGNDDAIRSIQLFCREIADAIIEGKELREQELESEEQEESTPVTEEEKQEVIEEAREEIAQEEAGEETAKEEE
- the bcp gene encoding thioredoxin-dependent thiol peroxidase is translated as MIGVGQGAPDFCLPNAQGVEICLKDLRGKWVVLYFYPKDNTPGCTTEALDFTAHLDEFQKLGAVVLGVSPDSCESHQKFIEKKNLAVTLLCDTDKEVLKKYGAWGMKKMYGKEYEGVIRTTYLIDPEGKVAAVWPKVRVKGHVEKVLEKLKELINS
- a CDS encoding prohibitin family protein → MPADMNDYFKNKLENNNEPPKFLKEFSKKATILYVILAVIVLLIIAKPYEIIQSGEVGIKVTAGKFDPIPLGPGIHFFIPGIQKIIKVDTKVRIINYKSERDTAFGDVNEGIIEKPSISVLDARGLPVSIDLTVQYRLNPANAPQTIATWGLTWEEKLINAVVREVVRNVIGRYKAEELPVKRNEIAKMIEQEIRQKIESFQNKPVILESVQLREINLPPKIKEQIERVQIAKQEAERVKYEVEKAKQEAEKKAALAKGEAEAKKIRAQGEAERIMIEAKAQAQANEVIGKSITPELLKLKQINVQGKFNEALQNNKDAKIFLTPGGAVPNIWLNAEDNKKATSIGR
- the hisIE gene encoding bifunctional phosphoribosyl-AMP cyclohydrolase/phosphoribosyl-ATP diphosphatase HisIE — its product is MQFSIDWQKHPLIPAIVQDSKSGEVLMLAYMNEEALQKSLETGYAHYYSRSRQKLWKKGESSGNVQKIVDIKLDCDNDTILLQVEQKGPACHTGRKSCFFKNLSTGTITSEPIQDPNKMYDDVIDRLYHIIQERKEADPQKSWTAKLFAKGENTILKKVVEEAGEFCFAIKDRDTEQIIYECADLVYHCLVALASKDISPELVRQELKRRFGMSGIEEKAARK